In one Tessaracoccus palaemonis genomic region, the following are encoded:
- a CDS encoding DDE-type integrase/transposase/recombinase — translation MAARIDVRVRLLIINFPDRPRRGEVTRFCREHGISRAEFYKVRSRAADEGKLAAVTARQPIARSVARRTSDEIETIALQVRAGLKREGWDHGPLSVAAAMRRQGIDPPSRATLARIFTRHGVVRPEPAKRPRASYRRFRYPDPNGCWQLDGVEIVLDDDAGSRRCVLQVEDDHSRFILASHVALSETSQAAITVVAAAIGHHGAPARFLTDNGTAFNQSRRGRTSQLEGFLRRQGVEPITGRPGKPTTQGKSERLHQTFHTFLDAHRPIRSQARLAELADQFAQYYNTQRAHQSLDPDQTPADAYQARPKALPGPPTPPPPQPTPTSRRTVKSGITRRLKGERPATDPSQARWADRQVSRSGRVHICNAKIYVGSSHIGETLHIMFNATTIEIFDTNGVLVGTTPHPGKVPTGTTRLLTISPRTTSHRET, via the coding sequence ATGGCTGCTCGTATCGATGTTCGTGTTCGTCTACTGATCATCAACTTCCCTGACCGTCCTCGTAGGGGCGAGGTCACGAGGTTCTGCCGGGAGCACGGGATTTCTCGCGCCGAGTTCTACAAGGTCCGGTCCCGGGCCGCCGACGAGGGCAAACTCGCCGCGGTGACGGCCCGGCAGCCGATCGCCAGGTCCGTGGCGCGACGCACCAGCGACGAGATCGAGACGATCGCGTTGCAGGTCCGTGCCGGGTTGAAGCGGGAAGGCTGGGACCATGGGCCGTTGTCCGTGGCGGCCGCGATGCGCCGTCAGGGGATCGACCCGCCTTCCAGAGCCACCCTGGCCAGGATCTTCACCCGGCACGGGGTGGTCCGTCCGGAACCCGCGAAACGCCCCCGGGCGTCGTATCGCAGGTTCCGCTACCCGGACCCGAACGGCTGCTGGCAACTCGACGGAGTCGAGATCGTGCTCGACGACGATGCCGGGTCGAGACGATGCGTCCTCCAGGTCGAGGACGACCACTCACGCTTCATCCTCGCTTCACACGTCGCCTTGTCCGAGACCAGCCAGGCAGCGATCACCGTCGTCGCCGCGGCGATCGGCCACCACGGCGCCCCGGCCCGATTCCTGACCGACAACGGGACCGCGTTCAACCAGTCACGCCGAGGCAGGACCTCCCAGCTCGAGGGTTTCCTCCGACGCCAGGGCGTCGAGCCGATCACCGGTCGGCCCGGCAAACCCACCACCCAGGGCAAGAGCGAACGCCTGCACCAGACGTTCCACACCTTCCTCGACGCGCACCGCCCGATCCGCTCCCAGGCCCGACTCGCAGAACTCGCCGACCAGTTCGCCCAGTACTACAACACCCAGCGGGCCCATCAGTCACTGGACCCCGACCAGACTCCCGCCGACGCCTACCAAGCCCGCCCGAAAGCACTCCCCGGCCCACCGACACCCCCACCACCCCAGCCAACCCCGACCAGCCGACGGACCGTGAAGTCCGGCATCACACGCCGCCTGAAAGGAGAACGTCCCGCCACCGACCCCAGCCAGGCCCGCTGGGCCGACCGGCAGGTCTCCCGCAGCGGCCGCGTACACATCTGCAACGCGAAGATCTACGTCGGCAGCAGCCACATCGGCGAAACACTGCACATCATGTTCAACGCCACCACAATCGAGATCTTCGACACCAACGGCGTCCTGGTCGGCACCACCCCACACCCCGGCAAAGTCCCCACCGGCACCACCCGACTGCTCACAATCAGCCCCAGAACCACCAGCCACCGTGAGACATAA
- a CDS encoding GNAT family N-acetyltransferase, whose product MSAIDTVRLALPSEAVDVARIQRRAWSESEVLAAAVADMPADEAARAWHEAIVKPPLAHFRVLVAIGEAGVVGFAVTGPSPDDDADERDGAIGEFVVDPKFRGHGHGSRLINAAVDTLRTDGYHVATIWVRAADDALRAFLVGCGWGADGAHQEVAVDESGTHTKLVRLHTDISPAD is encoded by the coding sequence ATGTCTGCCATCGACACCGTCCGCCTCGCCCTGCCTTCCGAGGCCGTCGACGTCGCCCGCATCCAACGGCGCGCCTGGAGCGAGTCGGAGGTGCTGGCGGCGGCGGTGGCCGACATGCCCGCCGACGAGGCGGCCCGCGCCTGGCACGAGGCGATCGTCAAGCCGCCGCTGGCGCACTTCCGGGTGCTCGTCGCGATCGGCGAGGCGGGCGTCGTCGGATTCGCGGTGACGGGGCCTTCGCCGGACGACGACGCCGACGAGCGCGACGGCGCCATCGGCGAGTTCGTCGTGGACCCGAAGTTCCGCGGCCACGGGCACGGCTCGCGGCTCATCAACGCGGCCGTCGACACGCTGCGCACCGACGGCTACCACGTCGCGACGATATGGGTCCGTGCCGCCGACGACGCGTTGCGCGCGTTCCTCGTCGGGTGCGGGTGGGGTGCCGACGGGGCACACCAGGAGGTCGCCGTCGACGAGTCCGGCACGCACACCAAGCTGGTGCGCCTGCACACGGACATCTCGCCGGCCGACTGA
- the dapB gene encoding 4-hydroxy-tetrahydrodipicolinate reductase → MSEIRVGVFGASGRMGSQVVHAVDKAEGMTIVGGVDIGEPRETVGPAQVIVDFTHPDAVMDNIEWAVSHGINMVIGTTGFTPERIARVRELVEAHPKVGVLIASNFGIGAILMMRFAEIAAKFYPSVEIIELHHPNKVDAPSGTAATTARRIAAARDEAGLGPVPDATVHDDGARGAVIDGIHVHGVRLQGLVAHQEVLFGQAGETLTIREDSYDRVSFMPGVVAGIRHIVAHPGLTLEMDDVLNF, encoded by the coding sequence ATGAGCGAGATCAGGGTCGGCGTGTTCGGCGCCAGCGGGCGGATGGGCAGCCAGGTCGTCCACGCGGTGGACAAGGCCGAGGGCATGACCATCGTCGGGGGAGTGGACATCGGCGAGCCCCGCGAGACGGTCGGGCCGGCTCAGGTCATCGTCGACTTCACGCATCCGGACGCCGTGATGGACAACATCGAGTGGGCGGTCAGCCACGGCATCAACATGGTCATCGGCACCACGGGATTCACACCGGAGCGCATCGCGCGCGTACGAGAACTGGTCGAGGCCCATCCGAAGGTCGGCGTGCTGATCGCGTCGAACTTCGGCATCGGCGCCATCCTGATGATGCGGTTCGCGGAGATCGCGGCGAAGTTCTACCCGTCGGTCGAGATCATCGAGCTGCACCACCCGAACAAGGTCGATGCCCCGTCGGGCACGGCGGCGACGACCGCCCGTCGGATCGCCGCGGCCCGCGACGAGGCCGGCCTTGGCCCGGTCCCGGACGCGACGGTGCACGACGACGGCGCCCGTGGCGCGGTCATCGACGGCATCCACGTGCATGGCGTGCGGCTGCAGGGGCTGGTCGCGCACCAGGAGGTGCTGTTCGGGCAGGCGGGGGAGACGCTGACGATCCGGGAGGACTCCTACGACCGGGTCTCCTTCATGCCCGGCGTCGTCGCGGGCATCCGCCACATCGTCGCCCACCCCGGCCTGACCCTCGAGATGGACGACGTCCTCAACTTCTGA
- a CDS encoding polyribonucleotide nucleotidyltransferase, which translates to MEGPGIEFAEAVIDNGKHGKHTVRFEAGVLAQQADGSAAVYIDGDTMLLSATTAQKTPRDAIDFFPLTVDVEERMYAAGRIPGSFFRREGRPGEGAILACRLIDRPLRPAFVKGLRNEVQVVVTVLALNPNVMYDVVAINAASMSTQIAGLPFSGPIGGVRVALIDDQWVCFPTVEQVAKSTFQMVVAGRVLEDGDVAIMMVEAGGTEATWELVRAGKTAPTEEIVGQGLEAAKPFIKTLCDAQSELAAKLPKETYDFPVFRDYQDDVFAAVEELAATRIGEAMTIAGKQERDDATHAIRQEVTEALAERFAGRTNEISAAVKALTKKIVRHRTLTERVRIDGRGVTDIRALSAEVAVIPRVHGSALFQRGETQILGVSTLNMLDMEQKIDTLSPETTKRYMHNYNFPPFSTGETGRVGSPKRREIGHGALAERALVPVLPTRTEFPYAIRQVSEALGSNGSTSMGSVCASTMSLLNAGVPLKAPVAGIAMGLMSEDVDGETQYIALTDILGAEDALGDMDFKVAGTRDFVTALQLDTKLNGIPASELQKALLQARDARHTLLDVMGEAIDMPDEMSPYAPRIISLRIPVDKIGEVIGPKGKVINTIQDETGANISLEDDGTVYVGADSGEAAEAAVAQINAIANPHMPERGERYLGTVVKLTSFGAFVSLMPGKDGLLHISKLRVLAGGKRVEDVEDVLSVGQKLQVEISDIDDRGKLSLVPVVEETEAADEA; encoded by the coding sequence GTGGAAGGACCAGGCATCGAATTCGCCGAAGCCGTCATCGACAACGGCAAGCACGGCAAGCACACCGTCCGCTTCGAGGCCGGCGTGCTCGCGCAGCAGGCCGACGGCTCGGCCGCGGTCTACATCGACGGCGACACCATGCTGCTGTCGGCGACCACCGCCCAGAAGACCCCGCGCGACGCGATCGACTTCTTCCCGCTGACGGTCGACGTCGAGGAGCGCATGTACGCCGCGGGCCGCATCCCCGGGTCGTTCTTCCGTCGTGAGGGCCGCCCGGGCGAGGGCGCGATCCTCGCCTGCCGTCTCATCGACCGCCCGCTGCGCCCCGCCTTCGTGAAGGGCCTGCGCAACGAGGTCCAGGTCGTCGTGACCGTGCTGGCGCTCAACCCCAACGTCATGTACGACGTGGTGGCCATCAACGCCGCCTCCATGTCGACCCAGATCGCCGGGCTGCCGTTCTCCGGCCCCATCGGCGGCGTGCGCGTCGCCCTGATCGACGACCAGTGGGTCTGCTTCCCGACCGTCGAGCAGGTCGCGAAGTCGACCTTCCAGATGGTCGTCGCGGGCCGCGTCCTCGAGGACGGCGACGTCGCGATCATGATGGTCGAGGCCGGCGGCACCGAGGCCACCTGGGAGCTCGTCCGCGCCGGGAAGACCGCGCCGACCGAGGAGATCGTCGGCCAGGGCCTCGAGGCCGCGAAGCCGTTCATCAAGACCCTGTGCGACGCGCAGTCGGAGCTCGCGGCCAAGCTGCCCAAGGAGACCTACGACTTCCCGGTCTTCCGCGACTACCAGGACGACGTCTTCGCCGCCGTCGAGGAGCTCGCCGCGACCCGCATCGGCGAGGCGATGACCATCGCCGGCAAGCAGGAGCGCGACGACGCCACGCACGCCATCCGCCAGGAGGTCACCGAGGCGCTCGCCGAGCGTTTCGCCGGCCGCACCAATGAGATCTCGGCCGCCGTCAAGGCGCTGACCAAGAAGATCGTCCGCCACCGCACCCTGACCGAGAGGGTCCGCATCGACGGCCGCGGCGTCACCGACATCCGCGCCCTGTCCGCAGAGGTCGCCGTGATCCCGCGCGTGCACGGCTCTGCGCTGTTCCAGCGTGGCGAGACCCAGATCCTTGGCGTCTCCACCCTGAACATGCTCGACATGGAGCAGAAGATCGACACGCTCTCGCCGGAGACGACGAAGCGCTACATGCACAACTACAACTTCCCGCCCTTCTCGACCGGTGAGACCGGCCGCGTCGGGTCGCCGAAGCGTCGCGAGATCGGCCACGGGGCGCTCGCCGAGCGTGCGCTCGTGCCCGTGCTGCCGACCCGCACCGAGTTCCCCTACGCGATCCGTCAGGTGTCCGAGGCGCTGGGCTCCAACGGCTCCACCTCGATGGGCTCGGTCTGCGCGTCCACCATGTCGCTGCTGAACGCCGGCGTGCCGCTGAAGGCCCCCGTGGCCGGCATCGCCATGGGCCTCATGAGCGAGGACGTCGACGGCGAGACCCAGTACATCGCGCTGACCGACATCCTGGGCGCCGAGGACGCGCTGGGCGACATGGACTTCAAGGTCGCGGGTACCCGTGACTTCGTCACCGCCCTCCAGCTCGACACGAAGCTCAACGGCATCCCCGCCTCCGAACTCCAGAAGGCGCTCCTGCAGGCCCGTGACGCCCGGCACACCCTGCTCGACGTCATGGGCGAGGCCATCGACATGCCCGACGAGATGAGCCCCTACGCGCCGCGGATCATCTCCCTGCGCATCCCGGTCGACAAGATCGGCGAGGTCATCGGCCCCAAGGGCAAGGTCATCAACACGATCCAGGACGAGACCGGCGCCAACATCTCCCTCGAGGACGACGGCACCGTCTACGTCGGTGCGGACTCGGGCGAGGCCGCGGAGGCCGCCGTCGCGCAGATCAACGCCATCGCGAACCCGCACATGCCGGAGCGCGGCGAGCGTTACCTGGGCACCGTCGTGAAGCTGACCAGCTTCGGCGCCTTCGTGTCGCTGATGCCGGGCAAGGACGGCCTGCTGCACATCTCGAAGCTCCGCGTGCTCGCCGGTGGCAAGCGCGTCGAGGACGTCGAGGACGTGCTGAGCGTCGGCCAGAAACTGCAGGTCGAGATCTCCGACATCGACGACCGCGGCAAGCTGTCGCTGGTCCCCGTCGTCGAGGAGACCGAGGCGGCCGACGAGGCCTGA